In Rhodothermales bacterium, a single window of DNA contains:
- a CDS encoding alpha/beta hydrolase fold domain-containing protein, translating into MPDLREVYAAPFSGRISFDDVEARIESIDLGDTPEAMRAAFARLIRGDVAGTPPPLATAGEIGGIEGLTVSPPDAEADGQPPRVVWFHGGGYVFGSPETHARAATALASRLGEPVFLPRYRLAPEHVWPAQLDDGLAVARAVLDAGQSLTLVGDSAGGHLALTVALALAEEGRAAAALALFSPNTDRTGRSDTRQANTPRDPMNADEDDRELADMTFGDRPDDHPEVSPLLDDLSLLPPTWVEVGDREVLLGDARLLAEVGRDARAEVALHVEPGAFHMWQLWTPWLPAADASLDRAAAFLRERLGPA; encoded by the coding sequence ATGCCCGATCTCCGGGAGGTCTACGCCGCGCCGTTCTCCGGCCGCATCTCGTTCGACGACGTCGAAGCCCGCATCGAATCCATCGACTTGGGCGATACGCCGGAGGCGATGCGTGCGGCGTTCGCCCGGCTGATTCGGGGCGACGTTGCCGGTACGCCGCCGCCGCTCGCGACGGCCGGGGAAATCGGCGGCATCGAAGGGCTGACGGTGTCGCCGCCGGATGCAGAGGCGGACGGGCAGCCACCGCGTGTCGTCTGGTTTCACGGCGGCGGCTACGTGTTCGGCTCGCCGGAGACACACGCGCGGGCGGCGACGGCGCTCGCATCCCGCCTCGGCGAGCCGGTCTTTCTCCCCCGCTACCGCCTCGCGCCGGAGCACGTCTGGCCGGCGCAGCTCGACGACGGGCTCGCCGTCGCCCGCGCGGTACTCGACGCGGGGCAGTCGCTCACGCTCGTCGGCGACAGCGCGGGCGGGCACCTCGCGCTCACCGTGGCGCTCGCGCTCGCGGAGGAGGGACGCGCCGCCGCCGCGCTCGCCCTCTTCTCCCCGAACACCGATCGCACGGGGCGGAGCGACACGCGGCAAGCGAACACCCCGCGCGACCCGATGAACGCCGACGAAGACGACCGCGAACTCGCGGACATGACCTTCGGCGACCGCCCCGACGACCACCCCGAGGTCTCGCCGCTCCTCGACGACCTGAGCCTGCTCCCGCCAACATGGGTCGAAGTCGGCGACCGGGAGGTGTTGCTCGGCGACGCCCGGCTCCTCGCGGAGGTCGGCCGCGACGCTAGGGCCGAGGTCGCGCTGCACGTCGAGCCGGGCGCGTTCCACATGTGGCAGCTCTGGACGCCGTGGCTCCCCGCCGCCGACGCGTCGCTCGACCGGGCGGCGGCGTTCCTCCGCGAGCGACTCGGCCCGGCATAA
- a CDS encoding ribonucleotide-diphosphate reductase subunit beta, with amino-acid sequence MEARSPHWTRYHKAKKLAWDPQNIDLDQDLRDWDALDDEHRDATIRACAMFLGGEEAVASDLAPMLIALRKRPGQEAACAFLASQIWEETKHAEFFRRWLGTVAGDVDAGAYDGPSSTALFDDHLPRALDTLLTDDSDEALVRAVTTYHLFIEGTLAETGYHGFYSIFESRGIMPGLVEGIRLVQRDEARHVAFGIDLLREAFERDAGLRDVMEDEAETLFPLVVGTLQDYFAPYGGEQNPFGLTATEMLTFASSQLGKRQAALERGEAAEA; translated from the coding sequence ATGGAAGCCCGAAGCCCGCACTGGACGCGGTACCACAAAGCGAAGAAGCTCGCGTGGGACCCGCAGAACATCGACCTCGACCAAGACCTCCGCGACTGGGACGCGCTCGACGACGAGCACCGCGACGCCACGATCCGCGCCTGCGCCATGTTCCTCGGCGGCGAAGAGGCCGTCGCCTCCGACCTCGCGCCCATGCTGATCGCGCTGCGGAAGCGGCCGGGGCAGGAGGCCGCGTGCGCGTTCCTCGCCTCGCAGATCTGGGAGGAGACGAAGCACGCCGAGTTCTTCCGCCGCTGGCTCGGCACCGTCGCCGGCGATGTGGATGCCGGGGCCTACGACGGCCCGTCGAGCACGGCTCTTTTCGACGACCACCTCCCGCGCGCGCTCGACACCCTCCTCACCGACGATTCCGATGAGGCGCTCGTCCGCGCCGTGACGACGTACCACCTCTTCATCGAGGGGACGCTCGCCGAGACGGGCTACCACGGGTTCTACTCGATTTTCGAGAGCCGCGGGATCATGCCCGGCCTCGTCGAAGGCATCCGGCTCGTGCAGCGCGACGAGGCCCGCCACGTCGCCTTCGGCATCGACCTACTCCGCGAGGCGTTCGAGCGCGACGCTGGGCTTCGCGATGTGATGGAGGACGAGGCTGAGACGCTCTTCCCGCTCGTCGTCGGCACGCTGCAGGATTACTTCGCGCCGTACGGCGGCGAGCAGAACCCGTTCGGGCTCACGGCGACGGAGATGTTGACGTTCGCGTCGTCGCAGCTCGGCAAGCGGCAGGCGGCGCTGGAGCGGGGCGAGGCGGCGGAGGCGTGA
- a CDS encoding GNAT family N-acetyltransferase: MNRIHCRRVHTDADWLAARYIRQRVFVEEQECPPEEEWDAYDKPEARGVTCYHLLGFIAGAPVAVARWRPVEVRDETMAKLERFAVLPGARGHGLGRAMVAAALRDARAAGFGVFVLHAQAHLEGFYASFGFRPVSEPFDEAGIPHVKMVRRDAEG; encoded by the coding sequence ATGAACCGCATACACTGCCGACGCGTCCACACGGACGCCGACTGGCTGGCGGCGAGATACATCCGGCAACGGGTCTTCGTGGAGGAACAGGAGTGCCCGCCGGAGGAGGAGTGGGACGCCTACGACAAGCCGGAGGCACGCGGCGTAACGTGCTACCACTTGCTCGGCTTCATCGCGGGCGCGCCCGTCGCCGTCGCGCGGTGGCGACCGGTCGAGGTCCGCGACGAGACGATGGCCAAGCTGGAGCGCTTCGCCGTGCTGCCCGGAGCACGCGGACATGGGCTGGGCCGCGCGATGGTCGCGGCGGCGCTCAGGGACGCGCGGGCGGCGGGCTTCGGGGTGTTCGTCCTCCACGCGCAAGCACACCTCGAAGGGTTCTATGCGTCGTTCGGATTCCGGCCCGTCAGCGAGCCGTTCGACGAGGCGGGGATCCCGCACGTCAAGATGGTGCGGCGGGACGCGGAGGGATGA
- a CDS encoding TonB-dependent receptor, producing MPFHRIAAFLVAFLVPFAAVAQTGGVRGIVVDAETGVPLPGVNVAVEGTALGAATGKNGTYDLDAIPAGRYTLVASSLGFQAAEVVVFVRADAVTTADFALAEQPIDIGEVVVTARETLTGGPDGIRDIPGSAHYIGAERLEQFADTDIHRVLREIPGVNLQEEDGYGLRPNIGLRGSGSERSSKITVMEDGVLIAPAPYAASSAYYFPTTGRMSGVEVRKGASQIKYGPYTTGGALNLISTPIPAEFSGYAEGFVGENRARNVHAWVGNSYRNAGFVVETHVANVHGFKNLFPFEDADTGFDKQDYLAKLRLNTNPDAPVYQALTLKLSRTDEVSNETYLGLTAADFAATPYLRYAGSQEDQMNAEHRQAQLRHVAVFSERFDVTTTAYRNAFSRNWYKLDAVRDGLADDENDGEMTDAKVGIASILDSPDAFADELALVRGAFADEGRLADGVLYVKNNNRDYLSTGVQSIAGLRFDLGPAATELEVGLRIHRDEMDRFQWVDEYAMENGLMNRTVAGMPGTDSNRIETGEAVATFAQAEVAIGRLTLTPGLRYEHVTLSREDWGKSDPERTAAPETRANTVDVWIPGIAAGYQFTPALNVFAGVHRGFAPPNSTEGVEPEASVNYELGARYESDVMSAQVAGFFNDYSNLLGADLAAAGGGGTTDLFNGGSVHVGGLEVAASADLARGLGLRALGPSFALPVRLAYTYTDAAFQTSFASEFEGWGDVEAGDELPYVAHHQLAVSLGTEWDRYSFDLRGNYVGAMRTAAGSAPVETVGHTDARFVLDLAGEVKVDSRTAVFGSVRNLADEVYVVAQRPAGLRPGLPRTFLLGVRTSF from the coding sequence ATGCCGTTCCACCGCATCGCCGCATTCCTCGTCGCATTCCTCGTCCCGTTCGCCGCCGTCGCCCAGACCGGCGGCGTCCGCGGCATCGTCGTCGACGCCGAGACCGGCGTGCCGCTCCCCGGCGTCAACGTCGCGGTCGAAGGTACGGCACTCGGCGCAGCGACGGGGAAAAACGGGACTTATGACCTCGATGCCATTCCCGCCGGCCGCTATACGCTCGTCGCCTCGTCGCTCGGATTCCAGGCGGCGGAGGTCGTCGTGTTCGTCCGCGCCGACGCCGTGACCACAGCCGACTTCGCCCTCGCCGAGCAGCCCATCGACATCGGCGAGGTGGTGGTGACGGCGCGGGAGACGCTGACCGGCGGGCCCGACGGCATCCGCGACATCCCCGGCTCGGCCCACTACATCGGCGCCGAGCGGCTCGAGCAGTTCGCCGACACCGACATCCACCGCGTCCTCCGCGAGATCCCCGGCGTGAACCTGCAGGAGGAGGACGGCTACGGCCTCCGCCCGAACATCGGGCTTCGCGGCTCCGGTTCGGAGCGGTCGTCGAAGATCACGGTGATGGAGGACGGCGTGCTGATCGCGCCCGCGCCCTACGCCGCGTCGTCGGCGTACTACTTCCCGACGACGGGCCGGATGAGCGGCGTCGAGGTGCGGAAGGGGGCGAGCCAGATCAAGTACGGCCCCTACACCACGGGCGGCGCGCTCAACCTGATCTCGACGCCGATACCCGCCGAGTTCAGCGGGTATGCCGAGGGCTTCGTCGGCGAGAACCGGGCACGAAACGTCCACGCGTGGGTCGGGAATTCGTACCGGAACGCGGGCTTCGTCGTCGAGACGCACGTCGCGAACGTGCACGGGTTCAAGAACCTCTTCCCGTTCGAGGACGCCGACACCGGCTTCGACAAGCAGGACTACCTCGCCAAGCTCCGGCTCAACACGAATCCCGACGCCCCCGTCTACCAGGCGCTCACGCTCAAGCTCTCGCGCACCGACGAGGTGTCGAACGAGACCTACCTCGGCCTCACCGCCGCCGACTTCGCCGCGACGCCGTACTTGCGCTACGCCGGCAGCCAGGAGGACCAGATGAACGCCGAGCACCGGCAGGCCCAGCTCCGCCACGTCGCCGTGTTCTCCGAGCGGTTCGACGTGACGACGACGGCGTACCGCAACGCGTTCAGCCGCAACTGGTACAAACTCGACGCCGTCCGCGACGGCCTCGCCGACGACGAGAACGACGGAGAGATGACCGACGCCAAAGTCGGCATCGCCTCGATCCTCGACAGCCCCGACGCCTTCGCCGACGAGCTCGCCCTCGTGCGCGGCGCCTTCGCCGACGAAGGCCGGCTCGCCGACGGCGTGCTCTACGTCAAGAACAACAACCGCGACTACCTCTCGACCGGCGTGCAGTCGATCGCGGGCCTGCGGTTCGACCTCGGCCCGGCCGCGACGGAGCTCGAAGTCGGCCTGCGGATCCACCGCGACGAGATGGACCGCTTCCAGTGGGTGGACGAGTACGCGATGGAGAACGGGCTGATGAACCGGACCGTCGCGGGCATGCCGGGCACGGACTCGAACCGGATCGAGACGGGCGAGGCCGTGGCGACGTTCGCGCAGGCCGAGGTCGCGATCGGGCGGCTGACGCTCACGCCGGGCCTCCGCTACGAGCACGTCACGCTCAGCCGCGAGGACTGGGGCAAGAGCGACCCCGAGCGCACGGCCGCGCCCGAGACGCGCGCGAACACCGTCGACGTGTGGATTCCGGGCATCGCGGCGGGCTATCAGTTCACGCCCGCGCTGAACGTGTTCGCTGGCGTCCACCGCGGCTTCGCACCACCGAACTCGACGGAGGGCGTCGAGCCCGAGGCGAGCGTGAACTACGAACTCGGCGCGCGCTACGAGAGCGACGTGATGAGCGCCCAGGTCGCCGGCTTCTTCAACGACTACAGCAACCTCCTCGGCGCCGACCTCGCCGCGGCCGGCGGCGGCGGCACGACCGACCTCTTCAACGGCGGCAGCGTCCACGTCGGCGGGCTCGAAGTCGCCGCGAGCGCCGACCTAGCGCGCGGCCTCGGGCTGCGCGCTCTCGGGCCGTCGTTCGCGCTCCCGGTGCGCCTCGCGTACACCTACACCGACGCCGCCTTCCAGACGTCGTTCGCGAGTGAGTTCGAGGGGTGGGGCGACGTGGAGGCGGGCGACGAGCTGCCGTACGTCGCGCACCACCAGCTCGCGGTGAGCCTCGGCACGGAGTGGGACCGCTACAGCTTCGACCTCCGCGGCAACTACGTCGGCGCGATGCGGACGGCAGCGGGCTCGGCGCCGGTAGAGACCGTGGGTCACACCGATGCGCGCTTCGTGCTCGACCTCGCTGGAGAGGTGAAGGTGGACAGCCGGACGGCCGTGTTCGGCAGCGTCCGCAACCTCGCCGACGAGGTGTACGTGGTCGCGCAGCGCCCGGCGGGCCTCCGCCCCGGCCTCCCGCGCACGTTCCTCCTCGGCGTGCGGACCTCGTTCTGA
- a CDS encoding GNAT family N-acetyltransferase — protein MLPPDSADDFEGLLRVRPLTEDDYDAVVRLQQAGFPGMPPWTPREFASHLAVFPEGQLGVEYQGQIVGSSSSLVVDFDEYGERHDWDAITANGLITNHDGAGDTLYGIEVVVDPTYRGLRIGRRLYEARKALARQMNLRRIIVGGRLPGYAAHAGAMRVPEYVEAVIRADLRDPVLTFQLANGFVVKRIVRDYLPEDDASYGHAVILEWVNLHYSPHPKRRNRATFPVRVCTVQYQMRAVADFDDFARQVEFFVDVAAGYEADFVLFPEMFTLQLLSFLPPQSPGAGVRQLTQFTPELVEMGQRLALKYNVNIVAGSHYTEREDGLYNVATLFHRDGRTDEQAKLHITPSEQRFWGTRAGRAIHVFDTDRGKVAISICYDTEFPEVARIATQKGAQILFVPFCTDNRQGHLRVMRCAQARAIENQLYVVTSGCVGNIPSVENMDVHYAQSGIFTPSDFPFPPDGVAGLCEPNVETVVVADLDLETLRRNRVDGTVRPWRDRRLDLYEVVEKEPPPTPAPPRVVDAVSLGFETTPPREPTHG, from the coding sequence ATGCTCCCGCCCGACTCCGCCGACGACTTCGAAGGCCTGCTCCGCGTCCGCCCGCTCACCGAGGACGACTACGACGCCGTCGTCCGGCTCCAGCAAGCCGGCTTCCCCGGCATGCCGCCGTGGACGCCGCGCGAGTTCGCCAGCCACCTCGCCGTGTTTCCCGAGGGCCAGCTCGGCGTCGAGTACCAAGGCCAGATCGTCGGCTCGTCGAGCAGCCTCGTCGTGGACTTCGACGAGTACGGCGAGCGGCACGACTGGGACGCGATCACGGCGAACGGCCTCATCACGAACCACGACGGCGCGGGCGACACGCTCTACGGCATCGAGGTCGTCGTGGACCCCACCTACCGCGGGCTCCGCATCGGGCGGCGGCTCTACGAGGCGCGGAAGGCGCTCGCGCGGCAGATGAACCTCCGCCGGATCATCGTCGGCGGCCGGCTGCCGGGCTACGCCGCGCACGCCGGCGCGATGCGCGTGCCCGAGTACGTCGAGGCCGTGATCCGGGCCGACCTCCGCGACCCCGTCCTCACGTTCCAGCTCGCCAACGGCTTCGTCGTCAAACGGATCGTGCGGGACTACCTCCCGGAAGACGACGCCTCGTACGGTCACGCCGTGATCCTCGAGTGGGTGAACCTCCACTACTCCCCCCACCCGAAGCGGCGCAACCGCGCCACCTTCCCCGTCCGCGTCTGCACGGTCCAGTATCAGATGCGCGCCGTCGCCGACTTCGACGACTTCGCGCGGCAGGTCGAGTTCTTCGTCGACGTCGCGGCCGGGTACGAGGCCGACTTCGTGCTCTTCCCGGAGATGTTCACGCTCCAGCTCCTCTCGTTCCTCCCGCCGCAGTCGCCGGGCGCGGGCGTGCGGCAGCTCACGCAGTTCACGCCGGAGCTGGTCGAGATGGGGCAGCGCCTCGCGCTGAAGTACAACGTCAACATCGTCGCGGGCAGCCACTACACCGAGCGCGAGGACGGGCTCTACAACGTCGCCACCCTCTTCCACCGCGACGGGCGGACGGACGAGCAGGCGAAGCTCCACATCACCCCGAGCGAGCAGCGGTTCTGGGGCACGCGCGCGGGCCGCGCCATCCACGTCTTCGACACCGACCGGGGCAAAGTCGCCATCTCGATCTGCTACGATACCGAGTTCCCCGAGGTCGCCCGGATCGCGACGCAGAAGGGGGCGCAGATCCTGTTCGTCCCGTTCTGCACGGACAACCGGCAGGGCCACCTCCGCGTGATGCGCTGCGCCCAGGCCCGCGCGATCGAGAACCAGCTCTACGTCGTGACGAGCGGCTGCGTGGGCAACATCCCGTCGGTGGAGAACATGGACGTGCACTACGCGCAGTCCGGCATCTTCACCCCGAGCGACTTCCCGTTCCCGCCCGACGGCGTGGCCGGGCTCTGCGAGCCGAACGTCGAGACCGTCGTCGTGGCGGACCTCGACCTCGAAACGCTCCGCCGCAACCGCGTCGACGGAACGGTGCGCCCGTGGCGAGACCGCCGGCTCGACCTCTACGAAGTCGTCGAGAAAGAGCCGCCGCCCACGCCCGCCCCGCCGCGCGTCGTCGATGCGGTCTCCTTGGGCTTCGAGACCACGCCGCCGAGGGAACCCACGCACGGGTGA
- a CDS encoding cysteine desulfurase family protein: protein MSRPIYLDYNATTPVDPAVLDAMLPYFTEQFGNPSSAHAYGWAADEAVKQAREQLGALLGARPDALTFTSGATEAANLAIRGTAAAYRGKKDHVVTVATEHKAVLDPVRSLEAEGYRVTVLGVQPDGRIDLDVLRDALTDTTLLVAVMWANNETGVIQPVPEIAEIVRERGALFMTDATQAVGKIPVDVAHADLLICSGHKVYGPKGVGALYRSRRQPRVRLEPEITGGGQEDGLRSGTLNVPGIVGLGKAAEVAGARLDEDAARLAALRDRLEAALLDRIDGVRVNGSTEHRLPNTANLVFPGTHGKLLPAIRGVAASVGSSCRTKSARPSHVLTALGLSDDDAFDTLRLSLGRFTTEDEIGRAADEIVTAVARLRAEPIPA from the coding sequence ATGAGCCGACCGATTTACCTCGATTACAATGCCACCACGCCCGTCGACCCGGCGGTGCTGGACGCGATGCTGCCGTATTTCACGGAGCAGTTCGGCAACCCGTCGAGCGCGCACGCCTACGGCTGGGCGGCCGACGAGGCGGTGAAACAGGCGCGCGAGCAACTCGGCGCGCTCCTCGGCGCGCGGCCCGATGCGCTGACGTTCACGAGCGGCGCGACGGAGGCAGCGAACCTCGCGATTCGTGGGACCGCCGCTGCGTATCGCGGGAAGAAAGACCATGTCGTCACCGTCGCCACCGAGCACAAAGCGGTGCTCGACCCCGTGAGGTCGCTCGAAGCCGAGGGCTACCGCGTCACCGTACTCGGCGTGCAGCCGGACGGGCGGATCGACCTCGACGTGCTCCGCGACGCACTCACCGACACGACGCTCCTCGTCGCCGTGATGTGGGCGAACAACGAGACGGGCGTGATCCAGCCCGTCCCGGAAATCGCCGAAATCGTGCGCGAACGGGGCGCGCTGTTTATGACCGACGCGACGCAGGCCGTCGGCAAAATCCCCGTCGACGTGGCGCACGCGGACCTGCTGATCTGCTCGGGGCACAAGGTCTACGGGCCGAAAGGCGTCGGCGCGCTGTATCGGAGCCGGCGGCAACCGCGCGTCCGGCTCGAACCCGAGATCACGGGTGGCGGGCAGGAGGACGGGTTGCGGAGCGGCACGCTCAACGTGCCCGGCATCGTCGGGCTCGGGAAAGCGGCGGAGGTCGCGGGCGCACGGCTCGACGAAGACGCGGCCCGCCTCGCCGCGCTCCGCGACCGGCTCGAAGCCGCCCTCCTCGACCGCATCGACGGCGTCCGCGTCAACGGATCGACGGAGCACCGGCTGCCGAACACGGCCAACCTCGTTTTCCCCGGCACGCACGGCAAGCTGCTGCCTGCGATCCGGGGCGTCGCCGCGTCCGTCGGCAGTTCGTGCCGCACGAAGTCCGCCCGCCCGAGCCACGTCCTCACCGCGCTCGGACTGAGCGACGACGACGCCTTCGACACGCTCCGCCTCTCGCTCGGCCGCTTCACGACGGAAGACGAGATCGGCCGCGCCGCCGACGAGATCGTGACCGCCGTCGCCCGCCTCCGTGCTGAACCTATTCCCGCGTAA
- a CDS encoding SDR family oxidoreductase gives MAHVLDLSGLHVLVTGASRGIGRAAAEALAAAGATVGVHYHRNATAARELAESLGNGAQAFGADLADADAAAGLFAEAVEAFGRVDVLVNNAGVAEGVALDAPDGDWLAVWERTMAVNLTAVGVLCRAATTHFAEHGGGRIINVASRAAFRGDTPEYVAYAASKGGVVALTRSLARGLGKQGIVAFTLAPGFTRTDMAQPFIDTYGVDYATSDLALDRMTEPADIAPTIVFLASGQMDHATGATIDLNAGSYVH, from the coding sequence ATGGCGCACGTCCTCGACCTTTCGGGTTTGCACGTCCTCGTCACGGGCGCGAGCCGGGGGATCGGCCGCGCCGCCGCCGAAGCCCTCGCCGCCGCCGGGGCGACCGTCGGCGTGCACTACCACCGGAACGCAACTGCCGCGCGTGAACTGGCTGAGTCGCTCGGGAACGGCGCGCAGGCGTTCGGCGCCGACCTCGCCGACGCCGACGCGGCGGCGGGACTGTTCGCCGAGGCGGTCGAAGCGTTCGGGCGGGTGGACGTGCTCGTCAACAACGCGGGCGTGGCCGAGGGCGTCGCGCTCGACGCACCGGACGGCGACTGGCTGGCGGTGTGGGAGCGGACGATGGCCGTCAACCTCACGGCCGTCGGCGTGCTCTGCCGGGCGGCGACGACGCACTTCGCGGAGCACGGCGGCGGGCGGATCATCAACGTTGCGAGCCGGGCCGCCTTCCGGGGCGACACGCCGGAGTACGTGGCCTACGCCGCGAGCAAAGGCGGCGTCGTGGCGCTCACGCGGTCGCTCGCCCGCGGGCTTGGCAAGCAGGGCATTGTCGCGTTTACCCTCGCCCCCGGCTTCACCCGGACCGACATGGCTCAGCCGTTCATCGACACCTACGGCGTGGACTACGCCACGAGCGATCTCGCCCTCGACCGGATGACCGAGCCGGCCGACATCGCGCCGACCATCGTCTTCCTCGCGAGCGGGCAGATGGACCACGCGACCGGCGCGACTATCGACCTCAACGCGGGCAGCTACGTGCATTGA
- a CDS encoding DUF2480 family protein, with protein sequence MEPIVNRVAESDIVVYNLEDLWDGKPVVEFDLAPHLVEGLVLREKPFREAMKTHDWDQYAGQHVAVFCSTDAIIPTWAAMLVASKLVGRAASVASGRAADLIRDHFTRALDAEDWSRFADTPVVIKGCGSKVVPANAYLIATQRLQGVARKLMYGEPCSSVPLWRKPKAASAPAGAAKPVGVAKPVGIRPAGLPTRK encoded by the coding sequence ATGGAACCGATCGTCAACCGCGTCGCCGAGAGCGACATCGTCGTCTACAACCTCGAAGACCTCTGGGACGGCAAGCCCGTCGTCGAGTTCGACCTCGCGCCGCACCTTGTCGAAGGGCTGGTCCTGCGCGAGAAGCCGTTCCGCGAGGCAATGAAGACGCATGACTGGGATCAGTACGCCGGCCAGCACGTCGCGGTGTTCTGCTCGACCGATGCCATCATCCCGACGTGGGCCGCGATGCTCGTCGCGTCGAAGCTCGTCGGCCGGGCGGCGTCCGTCGCCTCGGGCCGCGCCGCTGACCTCATCCGCGACCACTTCACGCGCGCTCTCGACGCCGAGGACTGGAGCCGCTTTGCGGATACGCCGGTCGTCATCAAGGGCTGTGGTAGCAAAGTCGTCCCGGCGAATGCGTACCTCATCGCGACGCAGCGATTGCAGGGCGTGGCGCGGAAGCTGATGTACGGCGAGCCGTGCTCGTCCGTCCCGCTCTGGCGCAAGCCGAAGGCCGCGAGCGCGCCGGCCGGTGCGGCGAAGCCCGTCGGCGTGGCGAAGCCGGTCGGCATCCGGCCCGCGGGCTTGCCGACGAGGAAGTAG
- a CDS encoding SDR family oxidoreductase, translating to MDLQIKGRAAVITGAAGGMGLATARLLLDEGVDLLLTDIDEDQLKQSVEKLDGGDRVRSVVADLTSQAGADTVRDATDWNIDILVHTAGVTGAKGDPLRDITEEDWEHAWQTDFMSGVRMSKALIPPMLERGWGRVVFVTSENVAQPYPDEMVYNAAKAAVLTLVKGMGQLYAPKGVLVNAVAPAFIATDMTDGMMEKRADERGVSFDEAVDSFLEEERPHLVLDRRGKPEEVAAVIAFLCSERASFVVGSNYRVDGGSVFAIDL from the coding sequence ATGGACCTCCAGATCAAAGGCCGCGCGGCCGTCATCACCGGTGCTGCCGGCGGCATGGGCCTCGCCACGGCCCGCCTCCTCCTCGACGAAGGCGTCGACCTCCTCCTCACCGACATCGACGAGGACCAGCTCAAGCAATCCGTTGAGAAGCTCGATGGGGGCGACCGTGTCCGCTCCGTCGTCGCCGACCTCACGAGTCAGGCGGGCGCCGACACCGTCCGCGACGCGACGGATTGGAACATCGACATCCTCGTGCACACGGCCGGCGTCACCGGCGCCAAAGGCGACCCGCTCCGCGACATCACCGAGGAGGACTGGGAGCACGCGTGGCAGACCGATTTCATGTCGGGCGTCCGCATGTCGAAAGCGCTCATTCCGCCGATGCTGGAGCGGGGCTGGGGCCGCGTCGTCTTCGTAACGTCGGAGAACGTGGCGCAGCCGTACCCCGACGAGATGGTGTATAACGCGGCAAAGGCCGCCGTCCTCACGCTTGTGAAGGGGATGGGGCAGCTCTATGCGCCGAAGGGCGTGCTCGTCAACGCCGTCGCCCCGGCGTTCATCGCCACCGACATGACGGACGGGATGATGGAGAAGCGCGCCGACGAACGGGGCGTCAGCTTCGACGAGGCCGTCGATTCGTTCCTCGAGGAGGAGCGGCCGCACCTCGTGCTCGACCGGCGCGGGAAGCCGGAGGAGGTCGCCGCCGTGATCGCGTTCCTCTGCTCGGAGCGCGCGAGCTTCGTCGTCGGCTCGAACTACCGCGTCGACGGCGGCTCCGTCTTCGCCATCGACCTCTAG